A single window of Nicotiana tomentosiformis chromosome 1, ASM39032v3, whole genome shotgun sequence DNA harbors:
- the LOC138896992 gene encoding uncharacterized protein produces MESVLSLRDEEEEEEEEEEEEEEEEEEEEEGDSGLVARARASTDIQKISVPVEVDIAPSRLDEASALHHEAFLRSRGELSRKLRVEVDKVKEEAEERKKNMDLLASEKEAARAQLASTGTQLRGLKEKALVQAKEIEEFQNWLGSTTFDRERLATELAATKSEVETATANADAMVAVYWYDVRAAQVRSKEVAEAAQARENWVADHAKFQSRRETLKEIHARGFDLTAEIENAKELEAEAIVLAFLDDDDDTESMRRSESEGGLEGEDTSPGED; encoded by the exons ATGGAGTCAGTCCtgagtctaagggatgaagaagaagaagaagaagaagaagaagaagaagaagaagaagaagaagaagaagaagaagaaggtgacTCTGGGCTGGTGGCCCGTGCACGAGCTAGCACCGATATTCAAAAAATTTCGGTACCGGTGGAAGTTGATATTGCTCCGTCCAGGCTTGATGAG GCTTCTGCGCTTCATCACGAGGCATTCCTCCGATCCCGAGGGGAGCTGAGCCG GAAGCTTCGTGTTGAAGTGGACAAAGTGAAAGAAGAGGCCGAGGAGCGGAAAAAAAATATGGACCTccttgcctcagaaaaggaggcTGCCCGAGCTCAACTGGCCTCGACTGGGACTCAACTCCGAGGCTTGAAAGAGaaggccttggtgcaagccaaggaAATCGAGGAGTTCCAGAATTGGTTGGGCTCAACAACTTTTGATCGAGAGAGACTGGCCACAGAACTTGCAGCGACCAAATCGGAGGTCGAAACAGCCACGGCAAATGCTGACGCAATGGTGGCCGTGTACTGGTACGATGTTAGAGCTGCTCAGGTTCGATCAAAGGAGGTTGCCGAAGCTGCTCAGGCTCGAGAAAACTGGGTTGCCGATCATGCTAAATTccagtctcgaagggagactctcaaggagatccatgctcgtggcttcgatcttacagccgagatcgagaatgctaaggagctCGAAGCCGAAGCCATAGTGTTGGCCTttcttgatgatgatgatgataccgaGAGTATGCGCAGATCTGAAAGCGAAGGGGGCCTCGAGGGCGAAGATACTTCTCCcggagaggactaa